The segment ccactgcgccactctggagtcCTACAGTAATGGAATTGTAAAACACTTGAACTCCTATCAATGGATAAACTTTGATTTCACTTAAGATAAATTTACAATAAATCTAGGTGAGTGAACATATACAGCTCAAACGTTTGTGTGAATTACAAACCTCAAATAGGTTCTGGATGACATCCCATCTTTGAGGAATAGAAATGTGATTCCAGAACTTCCATGCTGGCAGGCAGCAATCAGTGTTAAAGAAACTGATCAATACTACCGCACAACCCCTTCACAATTACCATACACATGCCGTTCTCTTATGCCTACGTCGATGCTGGCTATTTCGAGACAGAAACTCATAAGCACAACATTGTAGAAAAAGCCAAATTTATTAAATTCTCCTGTTTAAAAACCACGATACATTGAAAATGGATGGGGAGACTTAAGACAAGAATACAATCTGCAAAAACCACCAGCCACGGCGGGTAGATTGAAGAGTCATTTGAATAGTACAATACTTTTGTATTATCAACAGTATGCTAATAGCTGACAGTTTATCAGAACTTTTCATTCAGATCCTTTGTTGTGATAAATTTTACTCCACTTCAAGACAAAACAGAACCAAATCTTTAGGATCCAGATATAGGATCTAATTTGAAACAGTTTGCTACAAAAGCAAAATAATCCTGAAGCAACAGGACATTCAAATTATTACCGTAAAACATACGGTTAtaatataactactgttccctaaAGAAGGGAATTAGGTATAACATACAATATGGGAGTCAACGACCAATCATATTCACTGGAAGAAAAATGAAATCTCACCCAACAGGCTTGCACCCATTTCAGCGAGCAGAAATCCCGCTGGGAAAAAACATGTTACACCTCATTCCCTCTTTCAGGGAACAGTGGTTatattcatttacatttaagtcatttagcagacgctcttatccagagcgacttacaaattggtgcattcaccttaagatatccagtggaacagccactttacaatagtgcatctaaatcttttaaggggggggggtcagaggggGGTCAGAGGGGGGGCGGGGGTCAGaagggggtcagaaggattactttatcctatcctaggtattccttaaagaggtggggtttcaggtgtctcccgaaggtggtgattgactccgctgtcctggcgtcgtgagggagtttgttccaccattggggtgccagagcagcgaacagttttgactgggctgagcgggaactgtacttcctcagaggtagggaggcgagcaggccagaggtggatgaacgcagtgcccttgtttgggtgtagggcctgatcagagcctgaaggtacggaggtgccgttcccctcacagctccgtaggcaagcaccatggtcttgtaccGGATGCGAAGCTTCAACTGGaaacagtggagagagcggaggagcggtgtgacgtgagagaacttgggaaggttgaacaccagacgggctgcggcgttctggatgagttgtaggggtttaatggcacaggcagggagcccagccaacagcgagttgcagtaatccagacgggagatgacaagtgcctggattaggacctgcgccgcttcctgtgtgaggcagggtcgtactctgcggatgttgtagagcatgaacctacaggaacgggccaccgccttgatgttagttgagaacgacagggtgttgtccaggatcacgccaaggttcttagcgctctgggaggaggacacaatggagttgtcaaccgtgatggcgagatcatggaacgggcagtccttccccgggaggaagagcagctccgtcttgccgaggttcagcttgaggtggtgatccgtcatccacactgatatgtctgccagacatgcagagatgcgattcgccacctggttatcagaagggggaaaggacaagaataattgtgtgtcgtctgtatagcaatgataggagagaccatgtgaggttatgacagagccaagtgacttggtgtatagcgagaataggagagggcctagaacagagccctgggggacaccagtggtgagagcacgtggtgaggagacagattctcgccacgccacctggtaggagcaacctgtcaggtaggacgcaatccaagcgtgggcagcgccggagatgcccaactcggagagggtggagaggagcatctgatggttcacagtatcaaaggcagccgataggtctagaaggatgagagcagaggagagagagttagctttagcagtgagaagagcctccgtgacacagagaagagcagtctcagttgaatgactagtcttgaaaccagactgatttggatcaagaaggtcattctgagagagatagcaggaaagctggccaaggacggcacgttcaaaagttttggatagaaaagaaagaagggatactggtcctGTACACTTCCTTTCAGTCGGTCACTCTGTGTAACATTCTACGGGGACATACAATCACGCCCCAAGCCGGCTCAGAGGTTACCAAACTAGGAGGCCCATGGCAGCCCAAACACATACAGGTTCCACCGGCTTCAAAAAATGTTTTCCCTAAAACTTAACCAAGACACCTGAACTGTCAGAGCATCATGAGGGCTGAACTGTCACAGCCTCATATAGGGAACCAGAACCTGCTGCAACTTGGCAATGAACACTGACACGCCGCCACTACAGCCCAAGTCCATAGACCCTACGGTTCCAAGAACAATACTTACATTGCAAGCCTGAAATGTCAGAACTCATACATGAAAGCACAATTCCAAAACAACACCTGTTGTGACTTGGTAAAGCGCACACGCACACTGCATAGCATTGACCAGAGTCAATGAACCATGGCAACCAGAGGCTCAAACCTAAAGGAAACCTGCAGTaactgtcgtggaaaatcatctcagaaatataacgctttatcagaacttgtgaaatcaaaaacatgcttttatttacaatagtatGACCATCTCGAATGTCCCACCGAACCCCCCTCTCAGAAGTCCAGTCCTTTTTATTTATACCCACATAGTATTGTCCGTCCCCTATGAAGTCATCCCCCACCATctgccttcaatcagtttataatggtggccggaccctcccttcaccactaaatcaatgcactctttgtgccccccccctctctagggcatccaattgcttataggcgtctatgtgtctggtcagtttcactcaaatggaatcagcagactatgtgtttcttgttcattagtgtccagccaccccaggcatatttctctggtatgtatgcttttctagtggaatgggtaaactataaatctagtgtgtcaaagCGCCCAGTAGGCGCCCAGTAGTCTGGTCAATATAACAGAGAAATGGAGAATATAGAAGGATCAGAGGGCCAGAACGTCCCCCAGTAGACTTCCATCACCACGGTCCCATGACCCCTGCCAACATGTGGTCTGTCACTCCAATGCTCAGCCATCCTCCATCTCCACATGTTATCCATGTATctcatattaccaccacaccactacaatcCCCCATCTGGGGCTAATTAGCCAcataaatgatacaaaataagACTTTGGGAAAGTAAATGAGAATACCTACGATGtacaagaaaatacaaaaacagaaTAAAGCACATAAAccaactagaccaaacatctccaaaTGATTAAAACTAAAATAGGAGTAAAAGATCCAATTAGAAACATTAATAAAAACCTAACTAGACAAAACATTTCAACATTATCCCCCCGTGCAGACACCTACCAACCTTTGTTAGATGATTTAATACATGGTCCATAGACACTTGTAACCGGAATACCCTCTGTCACCTAACATGTTTTTGTAAAATGATCCTATTTTTAGAAGGCAAAACTAACTTTAattaaaagaaaatatatatgttcatcgatatatatataaaaattcaAAGAAACATACAAAGAACACAAAGCATTATGCAAAATAAAAATGCTAAACCCCATTATCTAGGAGCACAGTCCTCATCCTTACAAATAAAACAATCTCCTTTTTGACACTTGGCACAGAAAAAAGGTTCTAGGTGATGATAATGACCATCCTCATGAATTTTTGTACACCACTTGCAATTGTGACGCAAATTACACTTTTTGTGGACATGTATGAGTAAACATTAATCTGAACTGGGTAATTGAACATATACATGGAAACCATGACACGcatgaccccccctcccccacccccaatCACTTCATAGAGACAGTTATGGTTACCAAAGGGGCAGTCAAGAGGTCCTCCAACCGCATTACAAGGCTTTCCATACTTATTGGTATAATTGCCTGGGCTTCCCACTTTCTTAACGCTAGATCCAACCAAATTCATACATGAGAGTCTaaacattttcattacattttcatCAGCATTAGCCTTTACTTCTGCTCATAATCCTTTGAATTTGGCCATAGCAATATTGTGAATAAAGGTGCAACAGTCATCCCCAAACATGACACAAACTCCACCCTTCTCCACTAAGAGCCAATTAAGTATAGTTAATGAATCCCTGTTGGTTATAGCCAATAAAATTAATCCACTCTAAGTTCTAATTTGGTGTTATCCACAAAAATATAgattcaaatcctgatttaacCTCATCTCTGGCCTTGAAATCCCTAGGTAGACCTCTAAGCAGTCCAATTGCATTAAGGTATACCTCAGGATCCTTCTCATAAGCCCTTTTAACTCTAGGTTTTACATAGTCATCATGGGGTGATTTAATAATCGTAACCTATTTAATTGCTCTAAGGCACAAAGACCAATCCATCCATCAGACAATACATTCAACAGTTAGTTTTTTCCACACATCCAGAAACTATCAGCAATACCTCTGTCTTGAATTTTCAACATAGTAAGAGATGGCGCAACCTGAGTTATGTAACTACACAACTCTTTTCTATTCATAATCAACCCTTTATCATTACTTTTACGAACTCCCGCATTCTCTAACACCCAAATAGTATCACATTCtacagtggtgtttcctacatcaattccttcggtgtggtgtctgtaaaaacattcatattttccttTAACCACGGTACCTCTGTCTAATTGAGGTGCATTTAATTCAGTTCTAATATTATAGGCAACACAATCATTGTCTCCCATCATGGTCTCATTCAACATAGTTTTACCCCTAGTACTTACCCAGAACAATCCTACATTTTATGTCACACAAGGGAATAGAATACTTTCTAttggtacaatagtcatttttacaacttacacagtttttacatgattctggttcagagactattaaaagatcagaccaaggtgattttcttcacaaaatacaattgtccattctgtgtctgtttgccATATACTTAGCCCATTCGTATCACTCCTTCTTCACTACTTCTTCTCATGTGGTGTCCTTGAGTGGTTCTGATTCTGATATATCTAATTCTGTTGCTTTTTCAATGTTCTTATCTTGAGGTAGATCATTAGAGTTTATCAGAAAGTTCCAAATGTCAGTAAAAAACTCTCCTGACtctgatgtctcaggttgctTTGTTGGCACGGTGGTCTGCTTGGTAAAGGCAGTCGATGTCATCTAGTGGTAGCTACTGTGATCGTCACAGCAGCCGCCACCCTTGTTGTTGTCACAGGTTCTTCCTGTTCATGTGCAGGGGTAGGATCAATCTTAATGACAGTGGTGCTACTCCCTTCGGTCACTGTTGTTCTTGTTATTTCAACTATTAATTCTTCACCTTCAACTGGTTCAATCTGATTCATGATGAGCACCCTCTCGTCTTTTTCTTCGATtaatgtcaggtcacatcctttcggatcccaaacgacttgtccctttgtttggtgatatgtccatccacagagtgcaatctccgataagggtttgatccttatgattgagatagacttcagttctcctacttctgttataaattgaggtggaacatagattctaaccttgtcagtctttttggattgttcggctgattccattcttctcttcctgctcccaccatacatcttgattgtgcattagtctgttgtttctatactagcattcactgttgcttctgttatgtcaatgtcattattcttttgttgttctaacatcaattgtctgtaaaggaggccattcaaaagtttaaaagtcaattgtagggtaatccccattttcttcagcttgcgggacttttcctcctctttcttcacctgaggctccctcctcaggccAGACTTAACTTCCATCTGGAAGGTTTCAATTTTTAGGGAAAAGATGTTCTCATTCTGTTCcttgtgaggcctctcctcctcttctgggtgCATTAGTCGATGCACTTGTCGTATTTTGGCTTTCACTTGATTTGCTGTTTTCTTGGCTCCTCCCTGGCGTCTCAATCGTTTCCGCTGCTCCTGCTCCCTCCAGGCTCCCTCCTGGTgaatcagcatcctctgtgtcctcatctctatgtggttgtatccttctctctgttggg is part of the Salvelinus fontinalis isolate EN_2023a chromosome 6, ASM2944872v1, whole genome shotgun sequence genome and harbors:
- the LOC129858183 gene encoding uncharacterized protein LOC129858183, whose product is MLLSTLSELGISGAAHAWIASYLTGCSYQVANRISACLADISVWMTDHHLKLNLGKTELLFLPGKDCPFHDLAITVDNSIVSSSQSAKNLGVILDNTLSFSTNIKAVARSCRFMLYNIRRVRPCLTQEAAQVLIQALVISRLDYCNSLLAGLPACAIKPLQLIQNAAARLVFNLPKFSHVTPLLRSLHCFQLKLRIRYKTMVLAYGAVRGTAPPYLQALIRPYTQTRALRSSTSGLLASLPLRKYSSRSAQSKLFAALAPQWWNKLPHDARTAESITTFGRHLKPHLFKEYLG